The following coding sequences lie in one Psychrilyobacter atlanticus DSM 19335 genomic window:
- a CDS encoding amidohydrolase: MKKLLLLGSIVSLFAFNSAEVKAAKKVDLIVKNGIVLTMNGEKEILDDGVVIVKGNKIVEVGDKKILKKYSSKKTIDADGGIIMPGMINTHTHVSMSVFRSLADDVPDRLNRYIFPLENKMVSQEMVYTGAIHGSIEMAKGGVTTMVDMYLFEESAAEAVKEIGLRGIMTQNIIKYPTADGKDGDAKVKMAIEFVEKYKNDELITPGFGPHAPHTVKEEDLKRIRDLSKKYNVPVSMHVAETQKEFDKFKAKYNMTPIEYLDSIGLLNERFIAAHSIFVTDSDIELMKKRDIGVAHNMVANIKSAKGVSPALKMFDDGLRIGLGTDGPMSGNTLDIIGQMGYVAKLHKLTNKDRSAMPPYKVVEMATMGGARAIHREDELGSLENGKLADIVVLETKSANMQPIFDPYSVLVYSANASNVDTVIVNGKMIVEDKKLLTYDEEKNRKAIQEFSKKVKKIAETL, encoded by the coding sequence ATGAAAAAATTATTGTTATTGGGATCAATCGTTTCATTGTTTGCTTTTAATAGTGCAGAAGTAAAAGCTGCAAAAAAAGTAGATCTAATAGTAAAAAATGGGATAGTTTTAACTATGAATGGAGAAAAAGAAATACTAGATGATGGTGTAGTAATTGTAAAGGGAAATAAGATAGTAGAGGTAGGAGATAAAAAGATACTGAAAAAATATTCTTCTAAAAAAACAATAGACGCAGACGGTGGGATAATCATGCCGGGGATGATAAATACTCATACCCATGTTTCTATGAGTGTATTTAGAAGTTTAGCAGATGACGTTCCTGATAGATTAAATAGGTATATATTCCCACTAGAAAATAAGATGGTATCTCAAGAGATGGTTTATACTGGAGCTATCCATGGTTCTATAGAGATGGCTAAAGGCGGAGTTACAACTATGGTGGACATGTATCTATTTGAAGAAAGTGCGGCAGAAGCTGTAAAAGAAATCGGTTTGAGGGGTATAATGACACAGAATATCATTAAGTATCCTACAGCAGACGGAAAAGATGGAGACGCTAAGGTGAAGATGGCGATAGAATTTGTAGAAAAATATAAAAATGATGAATTGATAACTCCTGGATTTGGACCTCATGCACCTCATACTGTTAAAGAAGAAGATCTAAAGAGGATAAGAGATCTTTCTAAAAAATATAATGTTCCAGTTTCTATGCATGTAGCAGAAACACAAAAAGAGTTTGATAAATTTAAAGCTAAATATAATATGACCCCTATTGAATATTTAGATTCTATAGGTCTATTGAATGAAAGATTCATAGCAGCTCATTCTATTTTCGTAACAGACAGTGATATTGAACTTATGAAAAAAAGAGATATAGGGGTAGCACATAATATGGTAGCCAACATTAAATCGGCAAAAGGTGTATCTCCAGCGCTGAAGATGTTTGATGATGGACTTAGAATTGGACTTGGAACAGATGGACCTATGAGTGGAAATACACTGGATATAATCGGTCAAATGGGATATGTGGCAAAATTACATAAATTAACAAATAAAGACAGATCAGCAATGCCGCCATATAAAGTAGTAGAAATGGCTACAATGGGAGGAGCTAGAGCTATCCATAGAGAAGATGAATTAGGATCTCTAGAAAATGGAAAGTTAGCAGATATAGTAGTTCTAGAAACAAAATCTGCAAATATGCAGCCTATATTTGATCCATATTCAGTATTGGTGTATTCAGCTAATGCTTCTAATGTAGATACAGTAATTGTAAATGGAAAGATGATTGTAGAAGATAAAAAATTATTGACCTATGATGAAGAAAAAAATAGAAAAGCTATTCAAGAATTTTCAAAAAAAGTTAAAAAGATAGCAGAAACTTTATAG
- a CDS encoding recombinase family protein produces MLKGILYCRVSTEMQEEKESLKYQIEKGKSYSKSQDIELTKTITDVESGGRDDRDGFLELQREIKARSFDVLVVYEASRISRKMITMIQFVLQLQEQDIKFISISQPDLNTTTATGMLFFQIQASLAEYERKQISIRVKSGKYERAKVGQFTGGTAPLGYDVIEKKLTPNEDAELVNDIFDYYLRCQSMAATGKKFNRNNESIRWMLKNEVYIGKKKWGQKEKNLMTHKQKTKLDYEVFDGEHEGIVPEEIFEKVQTILKLNSKRRIEFSTSGALFAGLIRCACGNKMYNSTLRNTKKNYHYYQCDNKRCNLKIPREKLETKLLKQIYALKELKDLNNTEDLKVVNYTLDIEKLKVKISKSKNKRKKLTRSFASGLIEDDDFEDLVKEIKNDISIYENEIEELEEIRDNEKNLEVRNDNLELFIDVMENLEPEDINDAKKVMRFIINRIELHDDNKKNPQFDIYFN; encoded by the coding sequence ATGCTTAAAGGAATTTTGTATTGCAGAGTTTCTACTGAGATGCAAGAAGAAAAAGAATCTTTAAAGTATCAAATTGAAAAAGGTAAAAGTTATTCAAAATCACAAGATATAGAATTGACTAAAACTATTACCGATGTGGAGTCTGGTGGAAGAGATGACAGGGATGGGTTTTTAGAATTGCAGAGAGAAATAAAAGCGAGGAGTTTTGATGTACTTGTAGTTTACGAAGCTTCTAGAATTTCTAGGAAGATGATTACAATGATCCAATTTGTATTACAGCTTCAGGAACAAGATATAAAATTTATCTCTATTTCTCAGCCAGATCTAAATACAACTACAGCCACTGGAATGTTATTTTTTCAAATCCAGGCATCATTGGCTGAATATGAAAGAAAGCAAATATCTATTAGGGTAAAATCAGGAAAATATGAGAGAGCTAAAGTTGGACAGTTTACAGGTGGGACTGCTCCTCTGGGATATGATGTTATCGAAAAAAAATTAACTCCAAATGAGGATGCAGAATTAGTTAATGATATTTTTGATTATTATCTGAGATGCCAATCTATGGCAGCGACCGGAAAAAAATTTAATAGAAATAATGAATCAATAAGATGGATGTTAAAAAATGAAGTATATATAGGTAAAAAGAAGTGGGGACAAAAAGAAAAAAACTTAATGACTCATAAACAAAAAACAAAGTTAGATTATGAAGTGTTTGATGGTGAGCATGAAGGAATAGTGCCGGAAGAGATATTTGAAAAAGTCCAAACAATACTAAAATTAAATTCTAAAAGAAGAATTGAATTTTCAACTAGTGGAGCTTTATTTGCCGGTTTAATTAGATGTGCTTGTGGAAATAAGATGTATAACTCAACTTTGAGAAATACTAAAAAAAATTATCATTATTATCAGTGCGATAATAAGCGTTGTAACTTGAAAATTCCAAGAGAGAAATTGGAAACTAAATTATTAAAACAAATATATGCTTTAAAGGAATTAAAAGATTTAAATAATACTGAAGATCTTAAAGTTGTCAATTATACATTAGATATAGAAAAACTAAAGGTTAAAATTTCTAAATCTAAAAACAAGAGAAAAAAATTAACTAGAAGCTTTGCTTCTGGATTAATAGAAGATGATGATTTTGAAGATCTAGTAAAAGAGATTAAAAATGATATATCGATCTATGAAAATGAAATAGAAGAATTAGAAGAGATTAGGGATAATGAAAAAAACTTAGAAGTAAGAAATGATAATTTAGAATTGTTTATAGATGTTATGGAAAATTTAGAACCTGAAGATATTAATGATGCTAAAAAGGTAATGAGATTTATTATCAATAGAATAGAGTTGCATGATGACAATAAGAAAAACCCACAGTTTGATATATACTTTAATTAA
- a CDS encoding LysE family translocator: MHLLDGIICGMILSLPFGPLAIYCMEKTLSEGRYKGFISSLGMITVDVFYGLIALFGFRYVEGLLRDYQIEIKVVSGILILGLGYKIFRNRKEIKNIVEEDHFGYIRSYVTTILVAFANPLSIFTFIGLFAILGVSTDVKHISLKIALGILIGGGTQWFGITGALSHYRKKITFKTLETLRHYASVIIMLGGVAITLSSFIKN, encoded by the coding sequence GTGCATTTATTAGATGGAATTATATGTGGAATGATACTTTCATTACCTTTTGGTCCACTAGCTATATATTGCATGGAAAAGACACTATCTGAAGGAAGGTATAAGGGTTTTATATCCTCTTTAGGAATGATAACAGTAGATGTTTTTTACGGGCTTATTGCATTGTTTGGATTTAGATATGTAGAAGGTTTATTACGTGACTATCAAATAGAAATAAAGGTAGTATCTGGAATATTAATATTAGGATTAGGATATAAAATTTTTAGAAACAGAAAAGAGATAAAAAATATTGTAGAAGAAGATCACTTTGGTTATATAAGATCTTATGTAACAACTATTCTAGTGGCATTTGCTAACCCACTTTCGATCTTTACCTTTATAGGTCTTTTTGCAATTTTAGGTGTATCTACAGATGTAAAACACATTAGTTTAAAAATTGCTTTGGGAATACTAATCGGTGGAGGAACCCAGTGGTTTGGAATAACAGGGGCATTATCTCATTATAGAAAAAAAATAACATTTAAAACTTTAGAAACATTGAGGCATTATGCCAGTGTAATAATTATGTTAGGTGGAGTGGCAATCACTCTGTCATCATTTATAAAAAACTAA
- the ribD gene encoding bifunctional diaminohydroxyphosphoribosylaminopyrimidine deaminase/5-amino-6-(5-phosphoribosylamino)uracil reductase RibD, producing MVNLDEKYMELALELAALGEGDVNPNPMVGSVVVKDGEIIGRGYHKKYGGPHAEVFALEEAGKRAEGATIYVTLEPCSHYGKTPPCAEKIVKMGIKRCVIATLDPNPLVAGKGVKLLEEAGIEVKINVLKNTALKQNVVFFKYIEKKIPYLFLKCAITLDGKIATESGDSKWISNEISRERVQRLRHKYMGIMVGINTLLGDNPRLNARIDGGNNPHRIVIDPGLKTPEDYNFIQNNRDNKSIIVTSKENIDSEKHLKFEKKYNVKFIFLDGNRFLMTEILEKIGKIGIDSILLEGGNSMISMAFKEKALDGGEIFIAPKITGDNNAIPFVSGFKIGNMKESIELKEAKFRIYGDNVAIEFSL from the coding sequence ATGGTGAATTTAGATGAAAAATATATGGAGTTAGCCCTGGAACTGGCAGCCTTAGGAGAGGGAGATGTAAATCCAAATCCTATGGTAGGATCAGTAGTTGTAAAAGATGGGGAAATAATCGGAAGAGGCTACCACAAAAAATACGGTGGTCCCCATGCAGAAGTTTTTGCATTAGAAGAAGCAGGGAAAAGAGCTGAAGGCGCTACAATATATGTAACTTTGGAACCATGTTCCCATTATGGGAAGACCCCTCCTTGTGCTGAAAAGATAGTTAAAATGGGAATTAAACGATGTGTAATCGCAACTTTAGATCCCAATCCATTGGTAGCTGGGAAAGGTGTTAAACTTTTAGAAGAAGCAGGAATAGAGGTAAAAATTAATGTTTTAAAAAATACAGCCTTAAAACAAAATGTTGTTTTCTTTAAATATATAGAGAAAAAAATTCCTTATTTATTTTTAAAGTGCGCTATTACCCTAGATGGAAAAATAGCTACTGAAAGTGGAGATTCTAAATGGATCTCTAATGAGATATCGAGGGAAAGAGTACAGAGGTTACGACATAAATATATGGGGATAATGGTAGGGATAAATACACTATTAGGAGATAACCCAAGGCTCAATGCAAGGATAGACGGTGGGAATAATCCCCATAGAATCGTCATAGATCCCGGTTTAAAAACTCCAGAGGACTATAATTTTATTCAAAATAACAGGGATAATAAATCTATAATAGTTACCTCTAAAGAAAATATCGATAGTGAAAAGCATCTAAAATTTGAAAAGAAATATAATGTGAAATTTATATTTTTAGATGGAAATAGATTTTTAATGACAGAGATATTGGAAAAAATAGGAAAAATAGGGATAGATTCTATACTTTTAGAAGGTGGGAATTCTATGATATCTATGGCTTTTAAAGAAAAAGCTTTAGATGGAGGAGAGATATTTATTGCTCCAAAAATCACAGGAGACAATAATGCCATCCCATTTGTAAGTGGATTTAAGATAGGAAATATGAAAGAAAGTATAGAATTAAAAGAGGCAAAGTTTAGAATCTATGGAGATAATGTAGCAATAGAATTTAGTTTATAA
- the ribH gene encoding 6,7-dimethyl-8-ribityllumazine synthase: protein MKTFEGNFNGENIRVGIVCGRFNEFITSKLLGGAKDALVRHGVNVENIDAAWVPGVFEMPLIAKKMVETKKYDAVIALGAVIKGSTPHFDYVCAEVSKGIATVSMDSGIPVIFGVLTTNTIEQAIERAGTKAGNKGFDAGVSAIEMVNLIQTIG from the coding sequence ATGAAAACATTTGAAGGAAATTTTAACGGAGAGAATATCAGAGTAGGAATAGTATGCGGGAGATTCAATGAATTTATCACTTCTAAATTATTAGGAGGAGCTAAGGATGCTCTAGTTAGACATGGTGTAAATGTTGAAAATATAGATGCGGCATGGGTTCCAGGAGTGTTTGAAATGCCATTGATAGCTAAAAAAATGGTAGAAACTAAAAAATATGACGCAGTAATAGCTCTAGGAGCAGTAATAAAAGGATCAACACCTCATTTTGATTATGTATGTGCAGAAGTATCTAAAGGAATAGCAACTGTATCAATGGATTCAGGAATCCCTGTAATCTTTGGAGTTTTAACAACGAATACAATTGAGCAGGCTATAGAAAGAGCTGGAACTAAAGCAGGAAATAAAGGTTTTGATGCAGGAGTATCGGCTATCGAGATGGTAAACTTAATCCAAACAATAGGATAA
- the mnmA gene encoding tRNA 2-thiouridine(34) synthase MnmA encodes MVKNLDSYLKYDPKNENVTIAVAMSGGVDSSTVAYLLKKQGYKVFGITMEVWTSGSACSTNIDLSDAKKVCDDLGIEHHMINLGDEFKDIVVDSFVNDYMEGRTPNPCMVCNRHIKFGRLVQSALSHGADFIATGHYAKIENGLLKIGDDPNKDQVYFLSQMRKENIKKLMFPIGDLEKPQVRELAELLNIRVYAKKDSQEICFVEDGKLGEFLNELTDGKATSEGEIVTTDGKIIGKHRGVSFYTIGQRKGLGISYPTPLYVIQIDSKKNRLIVGNNEELFSSYLIANKINLLGCEMIEDLKSMKLKAKTRSRDKFHPCSVKVLENDKIKIDFTEEKVRAITPGQGVVLYNYDGEVMASGFIVK; translated from the coding sequence ATGGTAAAAAATTTAGATTCATACTTAAAGTATGATCCAAAGAATGAAAATGTAACAATAGCAGTAGCAATGAGTGGAGGAGTAGATTCTTCAACAGTGGCTTACCTGTTAAAAAAACAAGGATACAAAGTTTTTGGAATCACAATGGAGGTCTGGACCAGTGGATCAGCATGCAGTACAAATATAGACTTAAGTGATGCAAAAAAAGTATGTGATGATCTAGGAATAGAACATCATATGATTAACTTAGGAGACGAATTCAAAGACATAGTGGTAGACAGTTTTGTAAACGACTATATGGAAGGAAGAACTCCTAATCCATGCATGGTGTGCAATAGACATATTAAGTTTGGAAGATTAGTACAATCAGCATTATCTCATGGAGCTGACTTTATAGCTACCGGGCATTATGCTAAGATAGAAAATGGTCTGTTGAAAATAGGTGACGATCCAAATAAAGACCAGGTATATTTTCTGTCTCAAATGAGAAAAGAAAATATAAAAAAATTAATGTTCCCAATAGGAGATCTTGAGAAACCTCAGGTAAGAGAATTAGCCGAACTATTAAATATCAGAGTATATGCAAAGAAAGACAGTCAAGAGATCTGTTTTGTAGAGGATGGTAAATTAGGCGAATTCTTAAATGAACTGACAGATGGGAAAGCTACATCTGAAGGGGAGATTGTAACAACAGATGGAAAGATAATCGGTAAGCATAGAGGAGTTAGTTTTTATACTATTGGACAGAGAAAAGGGTTAGGAATCAGTTACCCGACACCACTTTATGTTATTCAAATAGATAGCAAAAAAAATCGTTTGATAGTTGGAAATAATGAAGAGTTATTTAGTTCATATTTGATAGCTAACAAAATAAATCTTTTGGGATGCGAAATGATAGAAGATTTAAAAAGTATGAAATTAAAAGCAAAGACTAGATCTAGAGATAAATTTCATCCTTGTAGTGTAAAGGTTTTAGAAAATGACAAGATAAAGATAGACTTCACTGAGGAGAAGGTTAGAGCCATAACTCCAGGACAAGGTGTGGTACTTTATAATTACGATGGTGAAGTCATGGCCAGTGGATTCATAGTTAAATAA
- a CDS encoding MATE family efflux transporter → MKNIKLETEKIPKLLWEYSIPAITGTLVYILYNIVDRIFISFGVGRLAIAGISIALPLFTFILATGLFIGVGGGALISINLGQKNKEKAEQILGNALTLFIGMGILFSIFGILFLDDILLLFGATANNINYAKDYMSIIFFATTFQLLFIGMNNIMRGEGNPKAAMKMSIIGCGLNILLDPLFIFTLGMGIKGAAIATVISNVLVAILQIRHFLNGDSNIKLKLKNLKLKKEILLGIASIGIAPFIMQMSNSIVVIFINKNLNIYGGDIAIAAYGIINSISVLMYMPIVGIYQGSQPILGYNHGAKNFKRVRETYKLSLLVAMSISAIGFFAAIFLPHLLISPFINNDQTLFELTTNATKIFFSMTLFMGFHMIGSSYFQTVGKAKITTAINIIRQFILMLPLLYFLPKYYGVNGVWLAVPITDFTLALITSHFVIKEFKSLKKKSNLEEQVIKV, encoded by the coding sequence ATGAAAAACATAAAATTAGAAACAGAAAAAATACCAAAACTTTTATGGGAGTATTCTATCCCAGCCATCACAGGAACTTTGGTTTATATCCTATACAATATCGTAGACCGAATTTTTATAAGTTTTGGTGTTGGAAGATTAGCTATTGCAGGAATAAGTATAGCTTTACCGCTTTTCACGTTTATATTAGCAACAGGGTTATTTATAGGTGTCGGAGGAGGAGCTCTTATTTCTATAAATTTAGGACAAAAAAATAAAGAAAAAGCAGAGCAAATATTAGGGAATGCACTGACTTTATTTATTGGAATGGGAATTTTATTTTCAATTTTCGGGATCTTATTCCTAGATGATATCCTTTTATTATTTGGTGCTACAGCAAATAATATTAATTATGCCAAAGATTATATGTCCATCATCTTTTTTGCCACTACTTTTCAACTATTATTCATAGGAATGAATAATATTATGAGGGGTGAAGGGAACCCAAAAGCTGCCATGAAGATGAGCATCATAGGATGTGGATTAAATATTTTACTAGACCCACTTTTCATATTCACACTGGGTATGGGGATAAAAGGAGCTGCAATTGCTACAGTTATTTCAAATGTGCTTGTAGCAATACTCCAAATCAGGCATTTTTTAAACGGAGACAGCAATATAAAATTAAAACTAAAAAATTTGAAATTAAAAAAAGAGATCCTTCTAGGGATAGCCAGTATTGGAATAGCGCCTTTTATTATGCAGATGTCCAATTCTATCGTGGTCATCTTCATCAATAAAAATTTAAATATCTATGGAGGCGATATCGCTATTGCTGCTTACGGAATAATTAACAGTATCAGTGTTCTTATGTATATGCCTATTGTAGGAATATATCAAGGAAGTCAGCCTATCTTAGGATATAATCACGGTGCTAAAAACTTTAAAAGAGTAAGGGAAACGTATAAGCTATCTCTTCTAGTGGCTATGAGTATTTCAGCCATAGGGTTTTTTGCAGCTATATTTTTACCACATCTATTAATTTCACCATTTATCAATAACGATCAAACATTATTCGAACTAACAACAAATGCAACTAAAATATTTTTTAGTATGACCCTCTTCATGGGATTTCATATGATTGGAAGTAGTTATTTCCAGACTGTTGGAAAAGCCAAAATAACAACAGCTATAAACATCATCCGTCAGTTTATACTTATGCTTCCACTCCTCTATTTTTTACCTAAATACTACGGTGTAAATGGAGTTTGGTTAGCTGTTCCTATTACAGACTTCACACTAGCTCTAATCACATCACATTTTGTAATTAAGGAGTTCAAATCTCTAAAAAAGAAATCAAATTTAGAAGAGCAAGTTATAAAGGTATAG
- a CDS encoding MarR family winged helix-turn-helix transcriptional regulator, with protein MLSKYISITYRQYQHYMREELKKYKIGNSDYPILLCLNNNPGICQNEVSRLTKLNKSLISKGVKKLIEYDYLYQEDDLHHKQKQKLFLTKSGKKIIPDLKNIITHWKKIILKDLSESEVETLFTIMKKIDQNSMTIT; from the coding sequence ATGCTTTCAAAATACATAAGTATAACCTACAGACAATACCAGCATTATATGAGGGAGGAGTTAAAAAAATATAAGATTGGCAACAGCGACTACCCCATTTTACTCTGTCTCAATAATAACCCAGGGATATGTCAAAACGAAGTCTCTAGGCTGACTAAATTAAACAAAAGTCTGATTTCTAAAGGAGTCAAAAAATTAATTGAATACGATTATCTATATCAAGAAGATGATCTCCACCATAAACAAAAACAAAAATTATTTTTGACAAAAAGCGGAAAAAAGATAATTCCCGACCTAAAAAACATTATCACCCATTGGAAAAAAATCATTTTAAAAGATCTGTCGGAATCAGAGGTTGAAACTTTATTTACTATAATGAAGAAAATAGATCAGAATTCAATGACTATCACATAA
- a CDS encoding Na+/H+ antiporter NhaC family protein, producing MDYGILSIIPPIITIILAITTGQVVISLFLGIVFCNLILTDWNLLTSLNQSLNGIIDVFSESWATKTLIFVFLIGGVMTLIQVSGGVQGFVDFLTKKKRIIKSRRGTMLLAYFIGIVVFIESSITILLAGTITRDLADKYKVSREKLAYICDSTSAPICGLIPLNGWGATILGVLAAQVAAGVVDINPVTILIKSIPYQVYSYVTILSVLYFIISGNHFGPMKKAEDRAMLDGKVLADDARPVIEKESIHLPIKKGVKPSMWHMILPILVLVIMVPTGLYITGDGDLTKGSGSTALFWAIFAVTTFTGIYYIGKGIMNLKEYMDYFYKGIGGMIPVSSILIFAFAIGNSINALGTGKYLANLLNGASINSAFTGVIVFILAGIMAFATGTSFGTFAIMIPIALQTAVILDGNIYLAVGAAISGGIMGDHCSPISDTTIMSSMATASDHIHHVKTQIPYALLNAGISSIIFIILGYLS from the coding sequence ATGGATTATGGAATTTTAAGCATTATCCCCCCAATTATCACCATAATTTTGGCTATAACTACAGGACAGGTGGTAATCTCTTTATTTTTAGGGATAGTCTTTTGCAACCTTATCTTAACAGATTGGAATCTGTTAACTTCATTAAATCAGAGTCTAAATGGGATTATAGACGTATTTAGTGAAAGTTGGGCTACCAAAACATTGATATTTGTATTTTTAATAGGTGGAGTTATGACCTTGATCCAGGTCTCTGGTGGAGTACAAGGATTTGTCGATTTCCTGACAAAGAAAAAAAGAATAATAAAATCAAGGCGTGGAACTATGCTTTTGGCATACTTTATAGGGATAGTAGTTTTTATAGAATCTAGCATAACCATCTTATTAGCCGGAACCATCACTAGAGATCTCGCCGATAAATATAAGGTATCTAGAGAAAAATTAGCATATATATGTGATTCTACATCAGCACCTATCTGCGGACTGATCCCGTTAAATGGATGGGGTGCTACTATCTTAGGAGTTTTGGCTGCCCAGGTAGCAGCAGGAGTTGTAGATATAAATCCAGTAACTATCCTTATAAAAAGCATTCCATATCAAGTCTATTCATATGTAACTATTCTCAGTGTTCTCTACTTTATTATCTCTGGTAACCATTTTGGACCTATGAAAAAAGCTGAAGACAGAGCCATGCTAGATGGAAAAGTTTTAGCCGATGATGCCAGACCTGTAATCGAAAAAGAATCCATTCATCTTCCTATAAAGAAGGGTGTAAAACCATCTATGTGGCATATGATCCTCCCTATTTTAGTTTTAGTAATAATGGTTCCCACCGGACTGTATATTACTGGCGATGGAGATCTCACTAAGGGAAGCGGGTCTACAGCATTGTTTTGGGCAATATTTGCAGTGACCACCTTTACAGGAATATATTATATAGGTAAAGGTATTATGAACTTAAAAGAATATATGGATTATTTCTATAAGGGAATCGGAGGAATGATCCCCGTTTCATCCATACTAATCTTTGCCTTTGCAATTGGTAATTCCATAAATGCCTTGGGAACGGGAAAATATTTAGCCAACCTATTAAATGGAGCTTCCATAAATTCTGCCTTTACAGGGGTAATAGTATTTATTCTAGCTGGAATAATGGCCTTTGCTACTGGAACATCCTTTGGTACATTCGCAATAATGATTCCTATTGCACTTCAAACTGCCGTAATCCTTGACGGGAATATCTACCTAGCTGTGGGAGCTGCTATATCTGGAGGTATTATGGGAGATCACTGTTCTCCTATATCCGACACCACCATCATGTCATCTATGGCAACAGCATCGGATCATATACATCATGTGAAGACTCAAATTCCATATGCCCTCTTAAATGCAGGAATAAGCTCTATTATATTTATAATATTAGGCTATCTCAGTTAA
- a CDS encoding class I SAM-dependent methyltransferase → METIINYYNKYDEEPRLMRTKANTLEFETTKYLLKYYIEKSDKILETGAGTGRYSLHYANEGNCVTATDLVPRHVEIIKNKALGNKMNNLTVGLANATNLEKYADNSFDVVLCLGPMYHLTNIKDRENCIKENLRVLKPGGILAIAYINKHYILSNLLFKDKKFLTNDFIDKVLTDGYLSEDDGFNFWTDSCYYTPKEIEEFLGTFNVNKLENAATDGLGRLLPEKVNNLSDEEFEVYKNYHFKSCREESIVGYSNHALYIGRKKL, encoded by the coding sequence ATGGAAACAATAATTAACTATTATAATAAGTACGATGAAGAACCAAGACTTATGAGGACAAAAGCTAACACATTAGAATTTGAAACAACTAAATATCTTTTAAAATATTATATTGAGAAAAGTGATAAAATCTTAGAAACAGGTGCAGGTACTGGAAGATACTCTCTTCATTATGCTAATGAGGGAAACTGTGTTACTGCTACAGATCTGGTTCCTAGACATGTAGAAATAATAAAGAATAAAGCTTTAGGAAACAAAATGAATAATCTTACTGTAGGATTAGCTAATGCAACTAACTTAGAAAAATATGCAGATAACTCTTTTGATGTTGTTCTTTGTCTTGGTCCAATGTATCATCTAACAAATATCAAAGATAGAGAAAACTGTATAAAAGAAAATTTAAGAGTTTTAAAGCCAGGAGGAATTTTAGCTATTGCTTATATAAACAAACATTATATTCTTTCTAACCTTCTCTTTAAAGATAAAAAGTTTTTAACTAATGATTTTATAGATAAGGTTTTAACAGATGGATATTTAAGTGAAGATGATGGATTTAATTTCTGGACAGATTCATGTTATTACACTCCTAAAGAAATTGAAGAATTTTTGGGAACGTTTAACGTAAACAAATTAGAAAATGCCGCAACAGATGGTTTAGGAAGACTTCTTCCTGAAAAGGTGAATAATCTTTCGGATGAAGAATTTGAGGTATATAAAAATTATCATTTTAAAAGTTGTAGAGAGGAATCAATAGTTGGTTATAGTAATCATGCACTTTACATAGGAAGAAAAAAACTATAA